From one Rubrobacter xylanophilus genomic stretch:
- the fdhD gene encoding formate dehydrogenase accessory sulfurtransferase FdhD, with protein MDVRPRRKGSKTRTRLRTVEDGSARLRSDVLATEEPLEVRLISGGERRTVAVTMRTPGADFELAAGFLFSEGIISSREDVRRISYCTDPEVDAEQLYNIVNVELRPGLDYDPRQLERHFYTTSACGVCGKASLDQLELRGCPVIPPGPEITPETLYSLPEKLREAQGLFEATGGLHAAALFDGEGELVAVREDVGRHNATDKLVGWALLEGRLPLSGHIVMVSGRSSFEIMQKCLVAGVPVVCAVSAPSSLAVEVARRFGMTLVGFLRDRRFNVYAGSERIATGQDKLRE; from the coding sequence ATGGACGTAAGGCCCCGCCGCAAGGGCAGCAAGACCCGAACCCGGCTGCGGACGGTCGAGGACGGCAGCGCCCGGCTGCGCTCGGACGTCCTGGCCACCGAAGAGCCGCTGGAGGTGCGACTGATCTCCGGCGGCGAGCGGCGGACGGTCGCGGTCACCATGCGCACGCCGGGCGCGGACTTCGAGCTCGCCGCCGGGTTTCTCTTCAGCGAGGGGATAATCTCCTCCCGCGAGGACGTCCGCAGGATCAGCTACTGCACCGACCCGGAGGTGGACGCCGAGCAGCTCTACAACATCGTCAACGTGGAGCTGCGCCCGGGGCTGGACTACGACCCGCGCCAGCTGGAGCGTCACTTCTACACCACCAGCGCCTGCGGGGTGTGCGGGAAGGCCAGCCTGGACCAGCTGGAGCTCCGCGGTTGTCCGGTGATCCCGCCAGGGCCCGAGATCACCCCCGAGACGCTGTACTCCCTGCCGGAGAAGCTCCGGGAGGCCCAGGGGCTCTTCGAGGCGACCGGCGGGCTGCACGCGGCGGCCCTCTTCGACGGGGAAGGAGAGCTGGTCGCCGTGCGGGAGGACGTGGGCCGCCACAACGCCACGGACAAGCTCGTCGGCTGGGCCCTGCTCGAGGGGAGGCTCCCGCTCTCCGGTCACATCGTGATGGTCAGCGGCCGCTCCAGCTTCGAGATCATGCAGAAGTGCCTCGTGGCCGGCGTACCGGTGGTCTGCGCCGTCTCCGCGCCGAGCAGCCTCGCCGTCGAGGTCGCCCGCCGGTTCGGGATGACGCTGGTGGGCTTCCTGCGCGACCGGAGGTTCAACGTGTACGCCGGGAGCGAGAGGATCGCCACCGGACAAGACAAACTTCGGGAGTAG
- a CDS encoding L-lactate MFS transporter, with the protein MESRPSGSRVPNRWAIAAAGVVMQVALGAVYAWSVYRIPLAEWYGASVSAVNTTFSISILTLGFAAFFGGLWMNRSGPRVVALAAGLLYGLGIIGAGLSSGSLALLYLTYGVVAGVGIGLGYIVPIATLVKWFPDRRGFITGIAVAGFGAGALLTAPIAKALVQGVGVFSTFAIMGVLYLVMVGGAALFMQNPPEGWRPAGWQPETAQHGDRSGVDYTLGGALRTWQWYALWAMLCLNVTAGIAIIAEADPIAQSLTGVAPETAALLVSIISIANGAGRFLWAWLSDFIGRKWVFLVMYLLQAVLFFLIPTVGSTFLVLAALASIIVSCYGGGFGTMPAFNADYFGAKNVGTIYGLMITAWGVGGVFGPLLISYIIDTTGGYANAFYIIAAVMLVSSVLPFVVRPPGKVRT; encoded by the coding sequence ATGGAAAGCAGACCTTCTGGTAGCCGCGTGCCCAACAGGTGGGCCATAGCCGCCGCAGGCGTCGTCATGCAGGTGGCGCTCGGGGCCGTCTACGCCTGGAGCGTCTACCGAATACCGCTCGCCGAGTGGTACGGGGCCTCCGTCTCGGCGGTGAACACCACCTTCAGCATATCCATCCTGACCCTGGGGTTCGCCGCCTTCTTCGGCGGGCTGTGGATGAACCGCTCCGGGCCTCGGGTGGTCGCCCTGGCCGCGGGGCTCCTCTACGGGCTCGGGATCATCGGCGCCGGCCTCTCCAGCGGCAGCCTGGCGCTGCTCTACCTCACCTACGGGGTCGTAGCCGGCGTGGGCATCGGGCTCGGCTACATCGTGCCCATCGCCACGCTGGTCAAATGGTTCCCGGACCGGCGCGGCTTCATCACGGGGATCGCGGTCGCCGGCTTCGGTGCAGGAGCCCTGCTCACCGCCCCGATAGCCAAAGCCCTCGTGCAGGGCGTGGGGGTTTTCTCGACCTTCGCCATCATGGGCGTGCTGTACCTCGTCATGGTCGGCGGGGCGGCGCTCTTCATGCAGAACCCGCCCGAGGGCTGGCGCCCGGCCGGCTGGCAACCGGAGACCGCCCAGCACGGTGATCGTTCGGGCGTGGACTACACCCTCGGAGGAGCCCTCAGGACCTGGCAGTGGTACGCCCTGTGGGCGATGCTCTGCCTCAACGTCACCGCCGGGATCGCCATCATCGCCGAGGCCGACCCCATTGCTCAGTCGCTCACCGGGGTGGCCCCGGAGACGGCCGCCCTGCTCGTCAGTATCATCTCCATCGCGAACGGCGCGGGACGGTTTTTGTGGGCCTGGCTCTCGGACTTCATCGGGCGTAAGTGGGTGTTCCTCGTCATGTACCTGCTGCAGGCCGTCCTCTTCTTCCTCATCCCCACCGTCGGGAGCACCTTCCTCGTGCTGGCGGCGCTGGCCTCCATCATCGTCTCCTGTTACGGAGGTGGATTCGGAACCATGCCCGCCTTCAACGCCGACTACTTCGGCGCCAAGAACGTGGGCACCATCTACGGGCTCATGATCACCGCCTGGGGCGTCGGAGGGGTGTTCGGCCCGCTCCTGATCTCCTACATCATCGACACCACGGGAGGCTACGCCAACGCCTTCTACATCATCGCCGCCGTGATGCTGGTGAGCTCGGTCCTCCCCTTCGTCGTCCGGCCTCCGGGCAAAGTGAGAACCTGA
- a CDS encoding DUF485 domain-containing protein has translation MYLLSREEEWVRVERTQAFKELMKQKKAFIVPAMIFFVIFYFGLPVLTGFTTLLDVQVVGSISLAYLYAFAQFAMTWILMHLYLSRANRWDELVDRARRQAAEGEVS, from the coding sequence GTGTATCTCTTGAGCAGGGAAGAGGAATGGGTCCGCGTCGAGCGGACGCAGGCCTTCAAGGAACTCATGAAGCAGAAGAAAGCCTTCATCGTCCCAGCCATGATTTTTTTCGTGATCTTCTATTTCGGGCTTCCGGTGCTCACGGGCTTCACCACCCTGCTCGACGTGCAGGTGGTGGGTTCGATCAGCCTGGCATACCTGTATGCTTTCGCGCAGTTTGCGATGACCTGGATCCTGATGCATCTGTACCTCAGCCGGGCCAACCGGTGGGACGAGCTGGTTGACAGGGCCCGCCGCCAGGCGGCAGAGGGGGAGGTCTCCTGA